A stretch of Brassica napus cultivar Da-Ae chromosome C6, Da-Ae, whole genome shotgun sequence DNA encodes these proteins:
- the LOC106406637 gene encoding sodium/hydrogen exchanger 6, giving the protein MSELQISPAIHDPQGQEKQQQAAGVGILLQIMMLVLSFVLGHVLRRHKFYYLPEASASLLIGLIVGGLANISNTETSIRTWFNFHDEFFFLFLLPPIIFQSGFSLQPKPFFSNFGAIVTFSVLGTFVASMVTGVLVYLGGVMFLMYKLPFVECLMFGSLISATDPVTVLSIFQELGSDVNLYALVFGESVLNDAMAISLYRTMSLVRSQSAGQNFFMVIVRFLETFVGSMSAGVGVGFISALLFKYAGLDVDNLQNLECCLFVLFPYFSYMLAEGLSLSGIVSILFTGIVMKHYTYSNLSTNSQRFVSSFFHLISSLAETFVFIYMGFDIAMENHSWSHVGFILFSILFIVIARAANVFGCGYLVNLVRPAHRKIPMTHQKALWYSGLRGAMAFALALQSVHDLPEGHGQTIFTATTAIVVVTVLLIGGSTGTMLEALEVVGDGHDATLGDGFEVVNDRYMNRFDDEDSPSGSGFRTKLREFHKSAASFTELDKNYLTPFFTSNNGDYDDDDDDNEHHHEETTPFTRRVDFYNRG; this is encoded by the exons ATGTCGGAGCTGCAGATTTCGCCGGCGATTCACGATCCGCAGGGGCAAGAGAAGCAGCAGCAAGCCGCGGGAGTGGGGATTTTGCTTCAGATCATGATGCTTGTCCTCTCTTTCGTACTTGGCCATGTCCTTCGCCGTCATAAGTTCTATTATCTCCCCGAAGCTAGTGCTTCCCTTCTCATCG GGTTGATCGTTGGTGGTTTAGCGAACATCTCGAACACGGAGACTAGCATAAG GACATGGTTCAATTTCCACGATGAGTTCTTCTTCCTGTTTCTGCTGCCACCAATCATATT CCAGTCAGGATTCAGTCTACAACCC AAACCTTTCTTTTCGAACTTCGGAGCCATTGTCACTTTTTCTGTACTTGGAACTTTTGTGGCGTCCATGGTTACTGGCGTGCTAGT GTACCTTGGCGGCGTGATGTTTCTAATGTACAAGCTTCCATTCGTTGAGTGTCTCATGTTTGGCTCCCTTATCTCAGCCACTGATCCTGTCACAGTCTTGTCTATATTTCAG GAACTTGGATCGGATGTAAATTTGTATGCTCTGGTCTTTGGAGAATCGGTTTTGAATGATGCT ATGGCCATATCTCTGTACAG GACAATGTCCTTGGTAAGAAGTCAATCAGCTGGTCAGAATTTCTTTATGGTGATAGTCAGATTTCTCGAAACCTTTGTCGGTTCAATGTCTGCAG GGGTTGGAGTTGGATTTATATCTGCTCTC CTCTTCAAGTATGCAGGGCTAGATGTTGACAA TCTGCAGAACTTGGAGTGCTGCCTCTTTGTGCTTTTTCCATATTTCTC ATACATGCTTGCTGAAGGTCTCAGTCTATCTGGCATCGTATCGATTCTATTTACTGGGATT GTCATGAAGCATTACACCTACTCAAACTTGTCTACAAATTCTCAGCGATTTGTGTCTTCGTTTTTTCATCTGATATCTTCCCTGGCAGAGACATTTGT GTTCATCTACATGGGTTTTGATATTGCCATGGAAAACCACAGTTGGTCACATGTGGGATTCATCCTTTTCTCCATT CTGTTCATCGTAATTGCAAG GGCAGCGAATGTGTTTGGTTGTGGATATTTGGTCAACCTTGTACGACCTGCACATAGGAAAATACCTATGACGCATCAAAAAGCACTTTGGTACAGTG GACTTCGAGGTGCTATGGCCTTTGCTCTTGCTCTGCAATCTGTTCATGATCTCCCAGAAGGACATGGTCAAACTATCTTTACAGCAACTACAGCAATTGTTGTTGTAACG GTGTTGCTTATTGGAGGATCCACTGGTACAATGCTTGAAGCCCTAGAGGTTGTAGGTGATGGCCATGATGCAACCCTTGGTGAT GGCTTTGAGGTGGTGAACGATCGGTATATGAATAGGTTCGATGATGAAGATTCACCATCAGGAAGTGGATTCAGGACAAAACTAAGAGAGTTCCACAAGAG CGCTGCGTCATTTACAGAACTAGACAAGAACTACCTAACACCGTTTTTCACAAGTAACAACGGAgactatgatgatgatgatgatgacaatGAGCATCACCATG AAGAAACAACTCCTTTTACTAGAAGAGTGGATTTTTATAACCGGGGATAA